In the Bos mutus isolate GX-2022 unplaced genomic scaffold, NWIPB_WYAK_1.1 CTG260, whole genome shotgun sequence genome, one interval contains:
- the LOC138986920 gene encoding zinc finger protein 280B-like: MEPPWMSCEEEQEPEPQKSEGETKLVNDEDAELILVGVEHVHEDDDVIFVGMTSNSKPVISNILNRVTPGSCSRRNRYGHFRKDNAQKLQPVSHVTPTSEAKTVLPLSVSESRSTDSPIIIEPLSKADSKNISPQIVPNSFSELCSPLITFTSSLQHPVETAVSAGDMDKSPRVSKRVSTSETNSTSPKRPTLSDGVIGEHSLALSLSGTFHTVTTQQSTPDSVHNSLSHVQSGEPCPTAFPKDNVHCKPVSPLGGNVLTKTDFPSVSSQNKFADPTEGNLIVLLRDFYYGQHIGDGQPEPKTHTAFKCHSCLKVLKNVEFMNHMKHHLELERLRGDSWKYHTTCQHCHRQFPTPFQLQCHIESVHTSQEPCTVCKICELSFEADQILLQHMKDNHKPGEMPYVCQVCSYRSSFFADVDAHFRAYHGNTKNLLCPFCLQIFKTEALYICHYRQHWAKSFHQCSKCRLQFLTCKEKREHKTQCHQMFKKPKQLEGLPPETKVVIQVSLEPLQPGLVEVASITVNASDSEPSPPKSKSRRSKKPS; encoded by the coding sequence atggaaCCACCATGGATGTCATGTGAAGAAGAACAAGAGCCAGAACCACAGAAAAGTGAGGGAGAAACCAAACTAGTAAATGATGAAGATGCTGAACTCATCTTGGTTGGAGTGGAACATGTACATGAGGATGATGATGTGATCTTTGTTGGGATGACCTCAAATTCAAAACCAGTCATTTCAAACATACTGAACAGAGTTACCCCAGGTTCTTGTTCAAGGAGAAATAGGTATGGTCACTTCAGGAAAGATAATGCTCAGAAATTACAGCCTGTTAGTCATGTGACTCCTACATCAGAAGCAAAGACTGTCTtgccactttctgtctctgaatcaaGATCAACAGATAGTCCTATTATTATTGAGCCTTTGTCCAAAGCggattctaaaaatatttcaccaCAAATAGTGCCTAATAGCTTTTCAGAGTTATGTTCTCCTTTGATTACCTTCACAAGTTCATTGCAGCATCCAGTAGAAACAGCAGTTTCTGCAGGAGATATGGATAAAAGTCCTCGTGTATCAAAGCGAGTTTCCACTTCTGAAACAAATAGCACAAGTCCCAAAAGGCCTACACTCAGTGATGGAGTTATAGGAGAACATTCTTTAGCTTTGTCCCTTTCAGGTACTTTTCATACAGTGACTACTCAGCAAAGCACACCAGACAGTGTTCATAACTCATTAAGCCATGTTCAGAGTGGAGAACCTTGTCCAACAGCTTTTCCAAAGgacaatgttcattgcaagccTGTAAGTCCTTTAGGGGGAAATGTATTGACAAAAACTGACTTTCCAAGTGTATCAAGTCAAAATAAGTTTGCTGATCCCACAGAAGGCAATCTGATTGTGTTACTTCGTGACTTCTACTATGGACAGCATATAGGAGATGGGCAGCCAGAACCAAAAACTCACACAGCCTTTAAATGCCACAGCTGCTTGAAGGTTCTAAAAAATGTTGAGTTTATGAATCACATGAAGCACCATTTGGAACTTGAGAGGCTGAGAGGTGACAGCTggaaataccacaccacctgccaGCACTGCCACCGCCAGTTTCCTACGCCCTTCCAGCTGCAGTGTCATATTGAAAGTGTCCACACTTCCCAGGAGCCCTGCACAGTCTGTAAAATCTGTGAATTGTCCTTTGAGGCAGATCAGATTCTCTTACAGCACATGAAAGATAATCATAAGCCTGGTGAAATGCCCTATGTATGCCAGGTTTGCAGTTACAGATCATCATTCTTTGCAGATGTGGATGCACATTTCAGAGCATACCATGGTAACACTAAGAATTTACTTTGCCCCTTTTGtctccaaatttttaaaactgaagcacTATACATATGTCATTATAGACAGCACTGGGCAAAGAGTTTTCACCAGTGTTCCAAATGTCGGCTACAATTTTTAACTTGTAAAGAGAAAAGGGAGCACAAGACCCAGTGTCATCAAATGTTTAAGAAGCCTAAGCAGCTAGAAGGATTACCTCCTGAAACAAAAGTTGTTATTCAGGTATCACTGGAACCCCTTCAACCAGGATTGGTGGAAGTAGCATCCATTACTGTGAACGCATCTGATTCTGAACCATCACCCCCCAAATCTAAAAGTAGGAGGTCAAAAAAACCCAGTTAA